In Vigna angularis cultivar LongXiaoDou No.4 chromosome 8, ASM1680809v1, whole genome shotgun sequence, one DNA window encodes the following:
- the LOC108344908 gene encoding mogroside IE synthase: protein MATRAHCLVLAYPSQGHINPILQFSKLLQQQGVRITLVTTRFYYNNLKTMHPSIAVETISDGFDNGGPKEAGGFKAYLARFWQVGPLTFSELLEKLDGSKHVDCVVYDTFFNWAPEVAKRFGIVVAAYLTQNMVVNSIYYHVHLGKLQVPLKEHEFSLPAMPKLYLEDMPSFFFVEDFTYLDFLVSQFSSIDKADWILCNTFYELDKEIADWIVKVWPQFKTIGPNIPSFFLDKQRKDDQDYGVTEFKIEECMEWLDDKPKGSVVYVSFGSLASFGEEQMEEVACCLRECSSYFLWVVRASEETKLPKDFEKKTEKGLVVTWCSQLKVLAHEAVGCFVTHCGWNSTLETLCLGVPTVAIPYWSDQSINAKLLSEVWKVGTRALVDEKKVVQRETLQHCINEIMDGSKEMKNNAIRWRTSAVRAVAEGGSSYENIKEFVNNLSHS, encoded by the exons ATGGCTACAAGAGCACACTGTTTGGTACTTGCATACCCAAGTCAAGGTCACATCAATCCCATTCTTCAATTCTCAAAACTACTGCAACAGCAAGGGGTTAGAATAACTCTCGTTACAACTCGTTTCTACTACAATAACTTAAAAACTATGCATCCTTCTATTGCCGTTGAAACCATCTCTGATGGGTTTGATAATGGAGGGCCAAAAGAAGCTGGTGGCTTCAAAGCCTACTTGGCACGCTTCTGGCAAGTTGGGCCACTCACTTTTTCTGAACTTCTTGAAAAACTTGATGGATCAAAACATGTCGATTGTGTTGTCTATGATACCTTCTTCAATTGGGCACCAGAAGTTGCCAAGAGATTTGGAATAGTTGTTGCAGCTTATCTCACTCAAAACATGGTTGTGAATAGCATATACTATCATGTTCACCTGGGGAAGTTGCAGGTTCCACTCAAAGAACATGAGTTTTCCCTTCCTGCCATGCCTAAACTATATCTTGAGGACATgccttctttcttctttgttgAAGATTTTACTTATCTTGATTTTTTAGTTTCTCAGTTTTCCAGTATTGACAAAGCTGATTGGATCCTATGCAACACCTTCTATGAGCTGGATAAAGAG ATAGCAGATTGGATTGTGAAGGTTTGGCCACAATTTAAGACTATAGGACCAAACATTCCATCTTTCTTTTTAGATAAGCAACGGAAAGATGACCAAGATTATGGGGTCACAgaattcaagattgaagaatGCATGGAATGGTTAGATGATAAGCCAAAAGGGTCTGTTGTTTATGTATCTTTTGGGAGTTTGGCTTCCTTTGGTGAAGAGCAAATGGAAGAAGTTGCTTGTTGTTTGAGAGAGTGTTCAAGTTATTTCTTGTGGGTGGTTAGAGCTTCCGAAGAAACCAAACTTCCTAaagattttgagaaaaaaacaGAGAAGGGTTTGGTAGTAACATGGTGTTCCCAATTGAAAGTTCTTGCTCATGAGGCTGTCGGATGTTTTGTGACACACTGTGGTTGGAATTCAACATTAGAAACTTTGTGCTTAGGAGTTCCAACAGTTGCAATACCATATTGGTCAGACCAGAGCATAAATGCAAAGCTTCTTTCAGAAGTTTGGAAAGTTGGAACAAGAGCTCTAGTTGATGAGAAAAAGGTTGTGCAACGAGAAACTCTGCAACACTGtataaatgaaataatggaTGGATCTAAAGAAATGAAGAACAATGCCATTCGGTGGAGGACTTCAGCAGTAAGAGCTGTTGCTGAAGGTGGTAGTtcttatgaaaatataaaagaatttgtGAATAATTTATCACATTCATAA